The sequence AGATCTTGCTTCTGTTAAGCAGATTCTTAGTGACATTGATTCTCAGATTACTGGTACCATAACCGGAGCTGATTTCGATGACGAGGTGTCTCAGATAATGACAGCAGTGGTAAACGAGGTGAATGAGTTGGGAGAGACACCGCTTTTTACAGCAGCAGAGAAAGGAAACATTGATGTTGTCAACGAGTTGCTTCGTTATACCACTAAAGAATCTCTTATGCAGAAGAACCTTTCTGGATTCGACGCTTTACACATTGCTTGTAGTCAAGGCCATCAAGGTAAGTCTTGATGTAAATGAAAAAACTTTTCGAAGCTAAAAAGATTTGcatctttctttctaattaacCGCGCGGGAGCTTCTTTTAATGCAGCTATTGTCAAGTTATTGCTTGAGCATGAACCTCAGTTGAGTAAAACAGTAGCTCAATCAAACGCAACCCCACTTGTGTCAGCTGCAACACGAGGCCATTCTGAAGTTGTTAACGAATTGCTTGCTAAAGACTCAAGCTTGCTCGAGATTTCTAGATCGAATGGGAAAAACGCGCTTCACCTTGCTGCGCGTCAAGGTCATGTAGATATTGTAAGAACGTTGCTCGATAGAGATCCGCAATTAGCAAGAAGAACAGACAAGAAAGGTCAGACGTCTTTGCATATGGCTGTGAAAGGAGTTAGCTCAGAAGTCGTGAGGTTGCTCCTTCGAGCTGATCCTGCTATCGTCATGCTTCCTGATAAATTCGGTAACACCGTGTTGCATATCGCTACGCGGAAGAAAAGAGCAGAGGTAAAATGActgtttcttgaatcttgaatttttgattcttgattgtTGAATCttgaattgtttatttttgattttgcagaTTATTAATGAGCTGTTACAACTTCCGGATACAAACGTGAATGCGCTAACACGAGACCATAAAACCGCTTACGACATTGCTGAAGGACTCACTCATTCAGAGGAATCCGGAGAGATCAAAGACATATTATCGCGTTGCGGTGCCCTCAAAGCCAATGAATTAAACCAGCCAAGAGACGAGCTGCGGAAAACAGTGACCGAGATCAAGAAAGACGTACACACGCAGCTCGAACAAACCcgaaaaaccaacaaaaacgtCGACGGGATTGCCAAGGAGCTAAGGAAACTTCACAGAGCTGGAATCAACAATGCGACAAACTCAGTGACCGTTGTGGCTGTTCTCTTCGCCACGGTTGCATTTGCCGCCATTTTCACGGTTCCGGGAGGCGACGACGACCACGGAGTGGCAGTGATGGTTCATGCAACATCCTTCAAGGTATTCTTTATATTCAACGCGATCGCGCTCTTTACTTCCTTAGCAGTAGTTGTCGTGCAAATCACGCTTGTAAGAGGAGAGACTAAGACGGAGAGACGTGTGGTGGAAGTAATCAATAAGCTGATGTGGCTCGCCTCTGTCTGCACCAGTGTGGCATTCATATCCTCATCGTACATTGTTGTTGGTCGGAGAAACAGATACGCGGCAGTTGTGGTAACGGTCATAGGAACTGTGACGATGACCGGGATTTTGAGTATAATGACATATTATGTTGTGAAATCGAAGAGGACGAGGAAAgtaaggaagaaggagaagaagaaatttgCTAGAACTGGGACGAGTTCGTGGCATCATGCGAATCCGTCGGAGACTGAATCCGAGGTTAATCCAATTTACGCTATCTGATCGATGATCATTGATATCATTATCCATGGaaattcatgttttctttttcttgatctATGAAAGTGtagtgtttatatatttttgccgTAAGGAAAGGTCGAACTATATATGTCTTAAACTTTCTATTCAAGGAGATTTGAAAACAATGGTTTCTTTGAAAAATGATCTAACAACCAAACCCATTAAAGTGCTAAGTTAACAAGTTATTGTTAGTTGCTAAATTGTATATGAACTCTTTAAGGAATCGccttttaagttaagttaactAGCTACTTGCTTTTCACATGCATTTGGAATTTGGATCCATTAGTCTACATATTTGAATCAATCAACCTAATTGAATCGAGAGTATAATTTACGTTAAACATATACTAGAGTATAAGCTACGATCATGTCCAAGAAGAATTGGGAAGTGCCTCGTTAACATTCTCAACTTAAtaaggtttctttttcttttgcatatttTGATCAAGATTTATATTGTAAACTTCTATAGTTAGGTTTTTCTTTGCATCTTTCTCCATTCAACAACGCTTTCAAGGTTATGTAGTAGACTATCTGATAATTTATATccaatatgtatattattttaacttttatttttctgtgtatgtaaaagagaaatataaagaaaataatgtcTTGTACATAAGTTTGTCACAGCTAATATAGCATTCTTTCCCTATTGTGTTAACTCCTACATAAGACATTACAAAGTAGAGACAAGTTCTAGCTCTTTCTTTTCTACAAGTTCCAGCTCTTTCCTGTCTACAAGGTCATAGAAGAAGCATAGATTCCACAGCCACTATGTCCGACTCATCTGCACCTCGTTTTAGAGACTCGAaaagtttcttctctttgtaaCATGATTTCCTTAATCAACCTCTTCTATTGGTAGTTTCCAGAAGTTCCATGGGTTATAATCTTCCTATGAACGTGTAAGAAAACACTTCAAACCATTGATGAATCTACATTAGATAATATTTGCTAAAAGATTATAACACTCTAGTTACCTGCTCAACAAGTGAAGTTGGAGGAAACATGTCGTTGACAAGAGTGTGAAGTGAAGTGTAAGACTTTTTGACATCTATGCGATGTCCTGTTGCCACTTCTCCCTATCCATTTTTAAACACAGAGTTATCACTCAGTAAACGCGAAGAAACAACCATGCATGTcagattctaagagattgtgaAGTACCTTTGGGTTGATTATGAATATCTTCCCCTTTGGGATTCCGAGTTTTCTGTAACTCAGCTCATCCGTATCTCTGTTTCCAAATCCAGCGTAAAACGGGTTGTAATCCGTAGGAAAGAGTTTCCTGATATCCTGTACATTACAGTTGTAGAAGTTGTTCATATCTAAAAGTGTGCCGCTGGATTTAACTGTGCTCTTTTATTCACAGAATAATGGAGAATTATTTACCTCCAAACATGCGATCTTGAATTCATGAGGTGCTCTTCTTATAACtgttatattagaaaaaataagagatctgTACTGTTGAATTTAAAATACGTAGAAGTGCTACCATTAAATCTAGAAGGCATGAAGATTAACCTTCACGGTACAATGCTGGAAATAGCCCATCTGGTGATATGACTACAGGACCGGTTGGCAAAGCTTTTCCGTCCTGCAAGCCAGTAGAGATTTCATAAGAAGCAGAGAGATTTCATAATCACAGATTGTCGATATCCCCACACATCATTGTTTCAGCTCCTTGAGCCTTTGTTATTAATAAGAACTAGGAGTGAATGAAGTGTCAATTTACAGGTAAAACGATCTCACTCTTACCTGCTTGagattatttaagaaatttctCGTTAGATATGCCTGAACGATGGCACGGGCGCTCAAAAAAAGCAACTGATATCCATTCTCCTAAGAAAACCAAAGCAATGTGAAGCATAAAGTGAGATTCATACTTACAGGGTACAAAAATTACAGAGACAAACTGTTTTATCGATCTAAGAAACAACCACTTTAAACAAACTGTATCTTATATATACGGCAGTCGTGAATCTCATGTTTTTCCAATATCAAGTGCGAGAAGCGAGATTGACTTAAACCTTGAACATTTACCTTTATGGCAGAAAAAAGCTTGGCTACACCGGACTGTGTCCAGTCCTTTCCAATGAAGGGCATGAACTGACCTAACACATCAGATCTGCAAGACAAACAGATCATCACATTGGCAAAAGTCAAGATACTATAAATCTAATATGAAAACGTATCAGTTGCAGTAAGGATCCAAGCTTACTTAGTTATAGTTCCATCAACATCTGAAATCACTATCTTGGTGTCCCATCTCCACCGGTAAATATGCGCATCGACCTAATAACAACCAATTAGTATTTAAGGACTTAAGTTAGAAGAGAATTTCCCCAACGTGCtttcaaattttcaacaaaTGTAACCATCAACAAACCTGTTGTgttcccagaactcttgttgAGAAACTAAAAGTTATAATATTCTGACCATCTTTCAGATTCAGAGATGCGATCTGTTCATTCGTAGGGACATTGGTTCTCACAAGTTGCCTACGCGGGGACTCATGGCGACTCGTTGCGGTTGATTGTGGTTCAGGTGAGTTCTGTAAGCCAGGTTCAGAATCAACAAACAGATCTTCTTCGCTGGAGGAGTTACTTCCCGTATGTTCAATTGTTTTAACC comes from Camelina sativa cultivar DH55 chromosome 19, Cs, whole genome shotgun sequence and encodes:
- the LOC104764653 gene encoding ankyrin repeat-containing protein ITN1-like, which produces MGSRIEEEKELEQDVEKRLATEPASPAGSTLADLSPTPTPRKTLVLSNSGKALMVSNSSKSLGLSNSGKRFDPTGKKKYVKQVTGRHNDTELHLAAQRGDLASVKQILSDIDSQITGTITGADFDDEVSQIMTAVVNEVNELGETPLFTAAEKGNIDVVNELLRYTTKESLMQKNLSGFDALHIACSQGHQAIVKLLLEHEPQLSKTVAQSNATPLVSAATRGHSEVVNELLAKDSSLLEISRSNGKNALHLAARQGHVDIVRTLLDRDPQLARRTDKKGQTSLHMAVKGVSSEVVRLLLRADPAIVMLPDKFGNTVLHIATRKKRAEIINELLQLPDTNVNALTRDHKTAYDIAEGLTHSEESGEIKDILSRCGALKANELNQPRDELRKTVTEIKKDVHTQLEQTRKTNKNVDGIAKELRKLHRAGINNATNSVTVVAVLFATVAFAAIFTVPGGDDDHGVAVMVHATSFKVFFIFNAIALFTSLAVVVVQITLVRGETKTERRVVEVINKLMWLASVCTSVAFISSSYIVVGRRNRYAAVVVTVIGTVTMTGILSIMTYYVVKSKRTRKVRKKEKKKFARTGTSSWHHANPSETESEVNPIYAI